One Sphingobacteruim zhuxiongii DNA window includes the following coding sequences:
- a CDS encoding BaiN/RdsA family NAD(P)/FAD-dependent oxidoreductase, with protein sequence MNNYDAVIIGAGACGLMCAAQAGLLGKKTLLIERNEKPGAKILISGGGRCNYTNIHTSVDNFVSENSKFLNAVFSQWTVDDTLNFFEQYGGITGQEKTLGQLFPVSNKAKDIVATFSSLLYDTGQDLWLNTEVKQVHKLAEGFEIVVDRGGSSQTIVAKKVVMASGGLPVAKLGASDFALRVAKQFDIHVVPTAAALVPLTITGKDADWYASLAGNSVFARVYNDKIAFEENILFTHWGLSGPAILQISSYWKAGEQFTIDLLPKFKLEDVIKQERNEGGKRTVGQLLNDYFTRKMVEALGKYLPLDIKIASLSKVDAKLIVDVVHRFKVKPAGDKGYDKAEVMRGGVSTEELHAKNLESKKISGLYFGGEAVDITGWLGGYNFQWAWAAGFVIAQDL encoded by the coding sequence ATGAATAATTACGACGCAGTTATTATTGGAGCAGGTGCTTGCGGTTTAATGTGTGCCGCGCAGGCTGGTCTACTCGGTAAAAAGACCTTGTTAATCGAGCGCAACGAAAAGCCTGGAGCAAAAATCCTTATTTCTGGTGGTGGGCGTTGTAATTATACCAATATTCATACGTCCGTTGATAATTTTGTATCCGAGAATTCGAAGTTTTTAAACGCCGTTTTTTCGCAATGGACAGTAGATGATACCCTAAATTTCTTTGAACAATACGGAGGGATAACAGGGCAGGAGAAGACTCTTGGCCAGCTTTTTCCTGTGTCTAATAAAGCAAAAGATATTGTAGCGACTTTCAGTAGCCTGTTATATGACACTGGTCAAGATCTTTGGCTAAATACAGAAGTTAAACAAGTTCACAAGCTAGCAGAAGGTTTCGAAATTGTTGTTGATCGCGGGGGAAGCTCACAAACGATTGTTGCAAAGAAAGTCGTGATGGCTTCAGGAGGTCTTCCTGTGGCTAAACTAGGGGCATCGGATTTTGCACTTCGCGTCGCTAAGCAATTTGATATACATGTCGTGCCAACGGCAGCTGCGCTTGTTCCACTGACGATTACGGGAAAAGATGCCGATTGGTACGCATCACTTGCTGGAAATTCTGTTTTCGCGAGGGTCTATAACGATAAGATCGCTTTTGAGGAAAATATTCTCTTCACTCATTGGGGACTTAGTGGTCCCGCAATCCTTCAGATATCTTCATATTGGAAAGCAGGGGAGCAATTTACAATTGATTTGCTACCAAAATTTAAGCTGGAAGACGTTATTAAACAAGAACGTAATGAGGGTGGTAAACGAACCGTTGGTCAGTTATTGAATGATTATTTTACAAGGAAGATGGTCGAGGCTTTAGGAAAATACCTTCCATTAGATATTAAAATCGCTTCCCTCAGTAAAGTCGATGCAAAACTTATTGTAGATGTCGTACACCGATTTAAAGTTAAGCCTGCGGGAGATAAGGGGTATGATAAGGCAGAAGTAATGCGTGGTGGCGTTTCGACAGAAGAGCTTCATGCTAAAAACCTCGAATCGAAGAAGATAAGTGGTCTTTATTTTGGTGGAGAAGCTGTTGATATTACAGGTTGGTTAGGCGGCTACAATTTTCAATGGGCATGGGCTGCAGGTTTCGTCATTGCTCAAGATCTTTAA